The Ktedonobacteraceae bacterium genome has a window encoding:
- a CDS encoding CHAP domain-containing protein, translating to MHISRSRPIVRYRKPSSELNDRRRMLHILAILFFFALIWLAMGNASAGTFNHTSPGVDYSCSQAYFSPDGNPFPLCPGPYPGGGNCVWWAWEQWHLLGYNLPLNWGNAADWIVDAERFGLPIGTTPRVGSIAVFPRADGVWAFGTAGHVAFVTWVSPDSLTFNVTYQNYGDPTPMFIGNGYNVSVINQPSYQDGELRFIYFPKVIDPTLFERLPGVNGNGVAQVSSVNNMLMSSVTSSGSLASSELALGLPPGSYDQEFSADFTGNGLTDLLLYNRQQGRLDVLTLQDKLLPNYARLAHDRVPNDTQEAAIPQRVSLSDKTTPVNGWGSNLDIRIGDFDGDGHADILLYDLVTGKIQLISLTPELTIKKHVILPGWGPGWELYVGQFDGKRSGVFMYNRFAVPQPSPLPSPTPNPSPSGTPGPSPSPSPSPSPSPSPTPSPSPSPTPSPSPSPTPSPSPSPSPSPTPSPTPTPVPSEVVPSPTPTRTPSPSPTPSPSPSPTPSPTPSPTPRATRTPTPGATPTKVPTRGPVPSQTASPTESPSPDPTGPAQGSNIIMDVNYGSTQDYSDLTYLSGPPGATSQSQLTADVMVVDFNNNFGISHVQKYGLLYNSWEVYVGRFVNPQQDGVFLYDRNSGDARIMDFTGDLEITNYHELHNLQGNWEVHTGDFNGSGRAQVLLYDPSSGDAQFLVFTPKLTLANQKSLSSLGSNLVLYVGHFGMPALSVMLYDPQAAQSTFIAFDSSLDVARQVTVNSWDQSWQILIGAFLDRSRCLADHTCATGDDILLLNRSLGELQQYIFSFGNQYNVFDNRSQSFLRDGVAPQGVLSPVDTTTFGLVITLDTSIHGEEIY from the coding sequence ATGCATATTTCGAGGTCCCGGCCAATCGTGCGTTACAGGAAGCCGTCCTCCGAGTTGAATGATAGACGGCGCATGCTGCATATCCTGGCAATCTTGTTCTTTTTTGCCCTGATCTGGCTAGCAATGGGGAATGCTAGCGCCGGTACGTTCAACCATACCAGTCCTGGCGTCGATTATAGTTGCAGCCAGGCATATTTTTCACCCGATGGTAATCCATTTCCTCTCTGCCCAGGTCCCTACCCTGGTGGGGGCAATTGTGTCTGGTGGGCATGGGAGCAGTGGCATTTACTTGGCTATAATCTTCCACTCAACTGGGGCAACGCCGCCGATTGGATCGTCGATGCGGAGCGTTTTGGTCTGCCGATTGGCACAACCCCGCGCGTTGGCTCGATCGCGGTCTTCCCACGCGCCGATGGTGTATGGGCATTTGGCACCGCGGGGCATGTGGCCTTTGTCACCTGGGTAAGCCCCGATAGCTTAACGTTTAACGTGACCTATCAGAACTACGGCGACCCTACACCTATGTTCATCGGCAATGGCTATAACGTCTCCGTTATCAATCAGCCGAGTTATCAGGATGGCGAACTGCGCTTTATCTATTTTCCCAAAGTGATCGATCCCACGCTATTTGAACGCCTGCCGGGTGTGAATGGCAATGGAGTTGCCCAGGTATCTTCAGTGAATAACATGCTCATGAGCAGTGTTACTAGCAGCGGTTCGCTGGCAAGTAGCGAACTTGCGCTGGGTTTACCCCCCGGGTCATATGACCAGGAATTCAGCGCCGACTTTACCGGCAATGGCCTTACCGATCTGCTGCTCTATAATCGCCAGCAAGGACGCCTGGATGTACTTACCTTGCAAGATAAACTGTTGCCGAACTATGCTCGCCTGGCGCATGACAGGGTGCCGAACGATACGCAGGAGGCCGCCATACCGCAGCGAGTTAGCCTGAGCGACAAGACAACACCCGTCAATGGCTGGGGGTCGAACCTGGACATTCGTATAGGAGATTTTGATGGAGATGGCCATGCCGATATCCTGCTGTACGATCTTGTGACAGGCAAAATACAACTGATCAGCTTGACGCCCGAACTCACGATAAAGAAACATGTAATTCTTCCAGGTTGGGGTCCTGGCTGGGAACTATATGTTGGGCAATTCGATGGTAAGCGCAGTGGCGTCTTCATGTACAATCGCTTCGCTGTTCCCCAGCCAAGTCCGCTTCCCAGCCCGACACCGAATCCCAGCCCGAGTGGAACGCCGGGTCCCAGCCCAAGCCCATCACCAAGTCCGAGTCCCAGTCCGTCCCCTACTCCGAGTCCCAGCCCGTCTCCGACGCCAAGTCCGAGTCCGAGTCCGACCCCGAGCCCATCGCCCAGCCCCAGTCCGAGTCCAACCCCAAGTCCGACTCCTACGCCGGTTCCGAGTGAGGTAGTTCCAAGTCCAACGCCAACTCGGACTCCGAGTCCGAGTCCAACCCCGAGTCCCAGTCCCAGCCCGACGCCAAGTCCAACCCCATCGCCAACACCACGGGCAACCCGGACTCCGACGCCTGGTGCGACTCCTACAAAAGTTCCGACAAGAGGGCCTGTGCCGTCTCAAACAGCGAGTCCTACAGAATCTCCGTCGCCTGATCCAACCGGGCCAGCGCAGGGCAGTAACATAATAATGGATGTGAACTATGGTTCCACGCAGGACTATAGTGATTTGACCTATCTTAGCGGTCCTCCGGGGGCTACTTCGCAGTCGCAGCTGACTGCCGATGTGATGGTGGTCGATTTCAACAATAACTTTGGTATCAGTCATGTCCAGAAGTATGGTCTCCTGTATAATTCCTGGGAGGTTTATGTAGGCCGCTTTGTAAATCCTCAGCAAGATGGCGTCTTTCTCTATGATCGTAACTCAGGAGACGCCCGCATCATGGATTTTACCGGCGATTTGGAAATAACCAACTATCACGAATTGCACAACCTGCAAGGAAACTGGGAAGTGCATACCGGTGATTTCAACGGTTCGGGCCGCGCCCAAGTACTGCTTTATGATCCGAGCAGTGGCGATGCACAATTCCTGGTCTTTACCCCCAAACTTACCCTGGCGAATCAGAAGAGTCTCTCATCACTTGGCAGCAATCTCGTACTCTATGTTGGCCACTTTGGTATGCCGGCGTTGAGTGTGATGCTCTATGATCCACAGGCGGCCCAGAGTACCTTCATTGCCTTTGATTCGTCGCTTGATGTTGCACGCCAGGTTACTGTCAACAGTTGGGATCAAAGCTGGCAAATTCTGATAGGCGCTTTTCTTGATCGTTCGCGTTGCCTTGCCGATCACACCTGTGCTACCGGTGACGACATCCTGTTGCTGAATCGCAGCCTGGGTGAGTTACAGCAGTATATCTTCTCCTTTGGGAACCAGTACAATGTATTCGATAATCGTTCGCAATCCTTTTTGCGCGACGGGGTAGCCCCACAGGGAGTCCTTTCGCCGGTTGATACCACTACCTTTGGCCTGGTAATCACGCTTGATACTTCTATCCACGGTGAGGAGATATACTAA
- a CDS encoding Xaa-Pro peptidase family protein produces MSQESINRLRTWLSEQGLDAFLVTQPQNRSYLSGWLNDDVEGAGMLLVGQEHQILLTNPLYKEVAEREATGWEIVIPSSREYAPAIARLAKEYGWSGIGFEAMAIIYGVYETIRAAGEEVFTLHPFNDSIVSTLRLVKQPHELELLRQAGVITDQAFTHICQWIQPGVTEKEVQLEVANSMISLGADGPAFETIVASGPNGSMPHAHASERRIQRGELITIDMGARYKGYCADMTRTICLGEPAEKRMVEIYDAVLNAMKTCEAGLQAGIKSQAADALARSALEMQGLGEYYVHSTGHGVGLHVHEGPSLSQRAPEEMILPAGSVVTVEPGVYIPGWGGVRVEDFGLITEDGFEAFSHSPTQLVIER; encoded by the coding sequence ATGAGTCAAGAAAGTATCAATCGGCTTCGGACATGGTTATCTGAACAGGGACTGGACGCGTTTCTCGTGACACAGCCCCAGAATCGGTCTTATTTAAGTGGATGGCTTAATGATGACGTAGAGGGCGCCGGCATGCTGCTGGTAGGACAGGAACACCAGATATTACTGACGAACCCGCTCTATAAGGAAGTCGCCGAACGCGAGGCAACCGGCTGGGAAATTGTCATCCCGTCATCGCGCGAATATGCGCCTGCTATAGCGAGGCTGGCTAAGGAATATGGCTGGTCGGGCATCGGTTTCGAGGCCATGGCAATTATTTATGGCGTGTACGAAACGATACGCGCCGCAGGTGAAGAGGTTTTCACCCTCCACCCATTCAATGATAGTATTGTGAGTACGTTGCGTCTCGTCAAGCAGCCTCATGAGTTGGAATTACTGAGGCAGGCTGGGGTTATTACGGATCAGGCCTTTACGCATATCTGCCAGTGGATTCAACCCGGCGTGACGGAAAAAGAAGTGCAATTAGAGGTCGCGAACTCCATGATATCGCTAGGGGCGGATGGGCCGGCTTTTGAAACCATCGTCGCTTCCGGGCCAAATGGTTCGATGCCGCACGCGCACGCAAGCGAGCGCCGCATACAACGCGGCGAACTGATCACTATCGATATGGGCGCTCGCTATAAGGGCTATTGTGCCGATATGACACGCACCATATGCCTGGGCGAACCGGCTGAGAAGCGGATGGTTGAGATATACGATGCGGTTCTGAATGCTATGAAGACGTGCGAGGCAGGATTGCAAGCCGGTATTAAGAGCCAGGCAGCCGATGCCCTTGCGCGTTCCGCATTAGAAATGCAGGGATTGGGCGAATATTATGTACATAGTACAGGTCATGGCGTTGGTTTGCACGTGCATGAAGGACCCTCGCTTTCACAGAGAGCTCCCGAAGAAATGATACTACCTGCCGGCTCCGTGGTCACTGTCGAGCCGGGAGTCTATATTCCTGGCTGGGGCGGGGTACGCGTCGAAGATTTTGGTCTGATTACCGAAGACGGATTTGAGGCTTTCTCACACTCACCAACCCAACTTGTAATTGAGCGCTAA
- the efp gene encoding elongation factor P: MISTGDLKKGITMEFEGQPCSVLDWQHVKMGRGGAIVRLKLRNLRTGATFDRTCDAGDKFKRVYLDRSTVTYQYQDGDQYHFMDTSTYDDIVLSGDQLGDTKNYLIDNLELDLILLDGEPISVEPPEKVVLRVDYTEPGFKGDTATGGTKPATTETGLVVQVPLFISTGDMIRVNTTTGTYVERA; encoded by the coding sequence ATGATATCGACAGGTGACCTGAAAAAGGGCATCACCATGGAATTTGAGGGCCAGCCGTGCAGCGTACTGGATTGGCAGCATGTGAAAATGGGACGCGGCGGCGCCATTGTGCGTTTGAAGCTGCGCAATTTGCGCACCGGCGCTACTTTTGATCGCACCTGTGATGCCGGCGATAAATTCAAACGTGTCTACCTGGATCGCAGCACCGTCACTTATCAATATCAAGACGGTGATCAGTACCATTTTATGGATACCAGTACCTATGACGATATCGTGTTGTCCGGCGATCAACTTGGTGATACCAAAAATTACCTCATCGACAACCTTGAACTCGATTTGATCCTGCTGGACGGAGAGCCAATATCGGTCGAACCACCTGAAAAAGTAGTGCTGCGCGTCGACTATACCGAGCCTGGTTTTAAAGGTGATACCGCTACAGGTGGCACCAAACCGGCAACAACTGAGACAGGCCTGGTGGTGCAGGTTCCCCTTTTTATCTCGACCGGTGATATGATTCGTGTGAACACGACAACGGGCACCTACGTCGAACGCGCGTAG
- a CDS encoding biotin/lipoyl-containing protein: MDRDSYTPPIEDAESGEHYAAQEEQPAEVISIEQLRRLVRLLDQSSVSELELRRVEEGTRLVLRKAKADQNAVPQNGALLSPQSVVSTVHEEAEPAPSEIEHKVLAHLVGTFHVWARPRGGTLVAVGDRVKEGQLLGIIESLNVFNEVEAPAAGRVVEIFVHEGQPVEYGQVLMTIASPVEE, encoded by the coding sequence ATGGACAGAGACAGCTATACTCCCCCTATCGAGGATGCGGAGTCAGGGGAACACTATGCCGCACAGGAAGAGCAGCCAGCAGAAGTCATCAGTATCGAGCAATTGCGCCGCCTTGTGCGCTTACTTGACCAGAGCAGCGTTTCCGAACTCGAATTGAGGCGTGTCGAAGAGGGAACACGTCTGGTGCTGCGCAAAGCAAAAGCTGATCAGAATGCCGTTCCTCAAAATGGTGCGCTACTCAGTCCGCAAAGTGTTGTCTCTACAGTACATGAAGAAGCTGAGCCAGCGCCTTCGGAGATCGAACATAAGGTCCTTGCACACCTGGTAGGCACGTTCCATGTATGGGCCAGACCCAGGGGCGGGACATTAGTAGCCGTAGGTGATCGCGTCAAAGAAGGCCAGTTATTAGGCATCATCGAATCGCTAAATGTCTTTAACGAAGTTGAAGCGCCGGCAGCGGGCCGCGTCGTCGAGATTTTTGTGCATGAGGGTCAGCCGGTAGAATATGGACAGGTGCTCATGACTATCGCCAGTCCAGTCGAAGAGTAG
- the xseA gene encoding exodeoxyribonuclease VII large subunit produces MLFLDAPSVLSVSQLSRYLKELLEVNDTLQDIWVQGEVSGCKVYPSGHCYFTLKDAEAQLHCVFFKYARLRSSAPELRDGMAIAANGRISLYERDGKLQLYVDSIEPLGDGVLFLRFEQLKARLAAEGLFDIERKRPLPEFPSAIGIVTSPQAAALRDMLRVLRTRCPLAQVILSPTLVQGAEAPAAIANALDLLNEYGDVDVIIVARGGGSIEELWAFNEEVVARAIARSRIPVISGVGHETDFTIADFVADHRASTPTAAATAAVPDISAWLADVQAHRQTLTELMQDILIELADELARTERDLQRQSPQYQLDRLRQQLDDTTALLQTRLQHMLSLRSERLRGTALQLHSLSPLLTIARGYAIVRRDADSAVVTSTQQVEAGNEITIQVTDGLIHAQVQ; encoded by the coding sequence ATGTTATTTTTAGATGCGCCATCAGTTTTGAGCGTTTCGCAGCTCTCTCGCTATCTGAAAGAACTGTTGGAAGTGAACGACACGTTGCAGGATATATGGGTGCAGGGGGAAGTTTCCGGTTGCAAGGTATATCCCTCGGGTCACTGTTACTTCACGCTCAAGGATGCTGAAGCTCAGTTGCATTGTGTCTTCTTTAAGTATGCGCGCCTGCGTTCCTCAGCTCCCGAACTGCGCGATGGAATGGCCATCGCCGCCAACGGTCGCATTTCATTATATGAACGCGATGGCAAACTCCAACTATACGTGGACAGCATCGAACCATTAGGGGATGGCGTCCTCTTTTTGCGTTTCGAACAGTTGAAGGCCCGCCTGGCCGCCGAAGGTCTTTTCGATATCGAACGCAAACGCCCATTGCCGGAATTTCCTTCGGCCATAGGCATTGTCACTTCCCCGCAGGCGGCTGCGCTGCGAGATATGCTGCGGGTGCTGCGCACGCGTTGCCCGCTGGCCCAGGTCATCCTCTCGCCCACGCTGGTACAGGGAGCCGAGGCCCCCGCGGCGATAGCGAATGCACTTGATTTGCTCAATGAGTATGGCGATGTCGATGTGATTATCGTTGCGCGTGGCGGCGGCTCGATAGAAGAACTCTGGGCCTTCAACGAGGAAGTGGTGGCGCGCGCTATAGCGCGTTCGCGTATTCCCGTAATCAGCGGTGTGGGACACGAAACAGATTTCACCATCGCGGATTTTGTTGCCGACCACCGCGCATCTACGCCCACCGCTGCCGCTACTGCCGCCGTTCCCGATATCTCCGCCTGGCTTGCGGATGTGCAGGCACACCGGCAAACCCTGACGGAACTCATGCAAGATATATTGATCGAACTGGCCGACGAACTGGCACGTACCGAACGTGATTTACAACGCCAGAGTCCGCAGTACCAGCTTGATCGATTGCGCCAGCAGCTTGACGATACGACCGCGCTGTTGCAAACGCGCCTGCAGCACATGCTTTCACTACGTAGTGAGCGCCTGCGCGGTACGGCATTGCAATTGCACTCGCTCAGTCCTTTGCTGACCATCGCCCGCGGCTACGCGATTGTGCGCCGTGACGCTGATAGCGCCGTTGTAACCAGCACGCAACAGGTTGAGGCAGGTAACGAAATAACGATTCAGGTAACCGATGGACTTATCCATGCGCAGGTTCAATGA
- the xseB gene encoding exodeoxyribonuclease VII small subunit gives METLTFEEAFAQLEAAVAALQDGQMPLEQALRHYEEGMKLAHYCNELLQKAELRVQQLRVNDEGVPVVIPFEAE, from the coding sequence ATGGAAACACTCACCTTTGAAGAGGCATTCGCGCAGCTTGAAGCGGCTGTAGCGGCTTTACAAGACGGGCAGATGCCCCTCGAACAGGCGTTGCGTCATTATGAAGAGGGTATGAAACTGGCGCACTATTGCAACGAACTGCTACAAAAAGCAGAACTTCGCGTGCAGCAATTGCGTGTTAATGATGAAGGGGTACCGGTGGTTATTCCGTTTGAAGCCGAATGA
- a CDS encoding divergent PAP2 family protein yields the protein MKTIFDNQILIAAFAAWAIAQLSKALFELLRYRQLKLSRLVSSGGMPSSHSALVTGLATATGRVTGVASASFAITIVLASIVMYDAAGVRRAVSIQARILNQMIDEAFQGKPFAEKRLRELIGHTPLQVIVGGLLGIGVALILTA from the coding sequence ATGAAGACTATCTTTGACAATCAAATCCTGATCGCTGCTTTCGCGGCCTGGGCGATTGCGCAGCTATCGAAGGCGCTATTTGAGCTATTGCGATACCGGCAGCTCAAGCTCAGTCGCCTCGTCTCATCCGGCGGCATGCCCAGTTCGCATTCAGCGCTGGTCACCGGCCTGGCCACGGCGACGGGGCGTGTCACGGGCGTTGCTTCTGCCTCTTTTGCCATCACCATCGTCCTGGCGAGCATCGTGATGTATGATGCCGCGGGTGTTCGTCGCGCCGTCAGCATCCAGGCGCGTATCCTCAATCAAATGATTGACGAGGCTTTCCAGGGCAAACCTTTTGCTGAAAAGCGCCTGCGCGAACTGATCGGCCATACTCCCTTACAGGTGATTGTTGGCGGGCTTCTCGGCATTGGTGTAGCGCTCATCCTCACTGCATAG
- a CDS encoding APC family permease, with amino-acid sequence MASTSFREVTTEATIEEKKKLRKEFRVFDMIFITIAAIIGIDTLGAVSSNGGQALTWLVISAITFLLPYGLLTAELGTTFTQEGGVYEWCKMAGGRYFASLAAMLYWISNPLWVGGTLSVTAIAAIATFFFGNANYQIGGSATTNAIFRIIVALIFIWGVTWSAILSLRVGKWLSVFGSYAKFALFAVFAVLAIVFLAGGHSTGDHLTFADLAPSANWYAILSAVIPVLIFQWVGFELQNGAGEEMVNPQRDVPRAIIRAGIIAVIAYAIPITVILFTLPKSQLTNVGSFLAAYKTVAAVLPSFLATGLGWLVALAIVLSLASSGGSWIIGADRTYAIASLDRTGPAFLGRFSGRYGTPIVVNTMSGIVASIAMIAAILITAFGSGNITTLFGLVFGFVVSTTTLSYLFIFPAFFLLRLRYPDVHRPYKVPGGMVGAVIVTLLPLLYAAFASYFILVPTDATVANNGVTRLTYELTQFIPLAIIVLLTTVFYIWGHLEKRNKDVVVEVNLAEQGFEGLSGVAGD; translated from the coding sequence ATGGCTTCAACAAGTTTCCGCGAAGTTACTACTGAGGCAACGATCGAAGAGAAGAAGAAACTCCGCAAGGAGTTCAGAGTCTTCGATATGATTTTTATCACGATTGCCGCTATCATCGGCATCGATACGCTCGGTGCGGTTTCCTCTAATGGGGGCCAGGCCCTCACCTGGCTGGTTATCTCGGCGATCACGTTCCTTCTTCCTTATGGCCTGCTCACTGCTGAACTCGGCACGACCTTTACCCAGGAGGGTGGCGTTTACGAGTGGTGCAAAATGGCAGGCGGGCGTTATTTCGCATCCCTGGCCGCCATGCTCTACTGGATCTCCAATCCGCTGTGGGTTGGTGGAACCCTCTCGGTGACGGCTATAGCGGCTATTGCGACCTTCTTCTTTGGTAACGCAAACTACCAGATCGGTGGGAGCGCTACAACCAACGCCATTTTTAGAATTATTGTCGCCCTCATCTTCATCTGGGGCGTGACCTGGTCGGCCATTTTGTCGCTGCGTGTTGGCAAGTGGCTCTCAGTCTTTGGTTCCTATGCCAAATTTGCGCTGTTCGCGGTATTTGCCGTACTTGCCATCGTCTTTCTTGCCGGCGGTCACTCCACCGGCGATCACCTGACATTTGCCGATTTAGCACCCTCCGCAAACTGGTACGCTATCCTGAGCGCCGTGATTCCGGTGTTGATTTTCCAGTGGGTCGGCTTTGAGCTGCAGAACGGCGCGGGCGAAGAAATGGTCAATCCCCAGCGCGATGTGCCGCGCGCTATTATCCGTGCTGGCATTATCGCGGTCATCGCCTATGCTATTCCTATCACGGTCATCCTCTTTACCCTGCCGAAGTCGCAGCTTACCAATGTCGGGAGTTTCCTGGCTGCATATAAGACGGTCGCGGCAGTCTTGCCGTCGTTTCTCGCCACGGGCCTTGGCTGGCTCGTTGCTCTTGCTATCGTGCTGAGCCTGGCCTCTAGCGGTGGGTCCTGGATCATTGGCGCCGACCGCACTTATGCCATTGCGTCACTGGATCGCACCGGCCCCGCTTTCCTGGGTCGATTCAGTGGCAGATACGGTACGCCGATTGTCGTGAATACCATGTCCGGCATCGTGGCATCTATAGCTATGATCGCGGCCATCTTGATCACGGCATTTGGGAGTGGCAACATTACGACGCTCTTTGGACTGGTGTTTGGCTTCGTTGTCTCGACAACAACGCTTTCCTACCTGTTCATTTTCCCGGCGTTTTTCTTACTGCGTCTCCGCTATCCCGATGTTCACCGGCCCTATAAAGTGCCGGGTGGGATGGTAGGCGCGGTCATTGTGACGCTCCTGCCCCTGCTCTATGCGGCTTTTGCCAGCTACTTCATCCTTGTACCCACCGATGCCACTGTTGCGAACAATGGCGTCACCCGGCTCACCTATGAATTGACACAGTTCATACCGCTGGCTATCATTGTCCTGCTCACGACCGTCTTCTACATCTGGGGACACCTGGAGAAGCGGAACAAGGATGTGGTAGTCGAGGTCAACCTGGCCGAGCAAGGTTTTGAGGGGTTAAGTGGCGTTGCAGGCGATTAA
- a CDS encoding alpha/beta fold hydrolase: MASPTTRQKSFPFVPILLSIGVSAGLTALAMRFYRRPYETLLDAARVGMRLSGMREETIDVAGLRMHFYSAGRRGDPIVLVHGLGSSAETWGPLMWLLSKDFLVYAPDMPGFGKTPIAPEGVNISTHVLYLERFLDALGHPRVILAGNSLGGWIVTRFAVEHPERAQHLYLLNSAGLRREGLNSPYAVDRDSARRSIEYIYGRSLPLPGFVLDAVVRNSQQPAYAGFIHGYDPSEELDNVLAQVKTPTTIIWGEQDGLFPVSIAHEFHAAISNAELVLLPGAAHMPQTQATRKVAEIIMKEMGVEAVG; the protein is encoded by the coding sequence ATGGCTTCCCCTACAACACGGCAAAAATCGTTCCCATTTGTACCAATCCTGTTAAGCATTGGCGTCTCTGCCGGTCTGACCGCCCTTGCCATGCGTTTCTATCGTCGCCCGTATGAAACGTTGCTCGACGCCGCGCGTGTCGGCATGCGTTTGAGTGGTATGCGCGAAGAAACTATAGATGTGGCGGGCCTTCGCATGCATTTCTACAGCGCCGGAAGGCGAGGCGATCCTATCGTCCTGGTGCATGGCCTTGGCAGCTCAGCTGAAACCTGGGGGCCCCTGATGTGGCTGCTCAGCAAAGACTTTCTCGTCTATGCCCCCGACATGCCCGGCTTTGGCAAGACACCCATAGCGCCCGAAGGAGTCAATATCTCTACCCATGTCCTCTACCTGGAGCGCTTTCTCGATGCGCTTGGCCATCCGCGTGTGATACTCGCCGGCAATTCGTTGGGGGGTTGGATTGTCACGCGTTTTGCCGTGGAACATCCAGAGCGTGCCCAGCACCTGTATTTGCTGAATAGTGCCGGTTTGCGCCGCGAAGGACTCAACTCACCCTACGCAGTTGATCGTGACTCGGCTCGTCGTTCTATAGAATATATTTATGGCCGCTCTCTGCCGCTGCCTGGCTTTGTGCTGGATGCCGTCGTGCGCAATTCCCAGCAACCGGCCTATGCAGGTTTCATTCATGGGTACGATCCGTCCGAGGAGCTGGATAACGTACTCGCGCAGGTGAAGACTCCCACGACCATTATCTGGGGCGAGCAAGATGGCCTGTTCCCCGTCTCTATTGCCCATGAATTCCACGCCGCGATATCCAACGCTGAACTTGTACTCCTGCCTGGCGCCGCGCATATGCCTCAAACGCAGGCTACCAGAAAGGTGGCGGAAATCATTATGAAAGAGATGGGCGTCGAAGCGGTCGGATGA
- a CDS encoding aromatic ring-hydroxylating dioxygenase subunit alpha translates to MTTTVRSEAPFLSTLPGRYYYDPAIYELEQQRIFSEMWVCAGRAEALPVPGAYRTVTIGYESIIVVRNRKGGLQAFLNVCRHRGARLCTEAAGQLKGSIQCRYHAWTYGLNGQLIGAPNVLNDEQFDRRLFGLFPVALETWEGFIWLNLADDPAPVAEQVTTPVVERFGSYEPFSRYGLERLRVGKTITYDIQANWKLILENFMECYHCGPMHPELCHLLPGFRSGKTYMDGDAAMLAEDVEAFTITGKASRPPLPGLLPEDRRRYYGIVILPNMLVNLLDDHVVIHTLLPQEPGRTQVICEWLFDPGAMSQPGFDPMDAVEVFDIVNRQDWEVCEWAQLSMRSKAYKSGGIYVPAERHIRELADFIVAKVG, encoded by the coding sequence ATGACTACGACAGTTCGTTCAGAGGCTCCTTTCCTTTCCACGCTTCCGGGGCGCTATTACTATGACCCGGCAATTTACGAACTTGAACAGCAGCGCATCTTTTCAGAGATGTGGGTTTGCGCGGGTCGGGCCGAGGCGCTTCCTGTTCCTGGCGCGTACCGGACCGTTACCATAGGATATGAAAGTATCATCGTGGTGCGCAACCGCAAGGGCGGGCTGCAAGCGTTTCTCAATGTATGCCGTCACAGGGGCGCTCGGTTATGCACGGAAGCCGCCGGACAACTGAAAGGGTCTATCCAGTGCCGCTATCATGCCTGGACATATGGACTCAATGGGCAGCTGATCGGGGCGCCGAACGTCCTGAACGATGAGCAATTTGACCGCAGGCTCTTTGGCCTGTTTCCGGTAGCCCTGGAGACCTGGGAGGGATTTATCTGGTTGAACCTCGCAGACGATCCGGCGCCGGTTGCGGAGCAGGTTACGACGCCGGTTGTAGAGCGTTTCGGCAGCTACGAGCCGTTCTCCCGCTATGGTCTGGAGCGTTTACGGGTCGGTAAGACGATCACCTATGATATACAGGCGAACTGGAAGCTCATCCTTGAGAATTTTATGGAGTGCTATCACTGCGGGCCGATGCACCCCGAACTCTGCCATCTCCTGCCAGGCTTTCGCTCAGGCAAGACCTACATGGATGGAGATGCAGCGATGCTTGCTGAGGATGTCGAGGCGTTCACTATTACAGGCAAGGCCAGCCGCCCCCCTTTGCCGGGACTGCTCCCGGAAGATCGACGCCGCTACTATGGCATCGTTATTCTGCCGAATATGCTGGTGAACCTGCTCGACGATCATGTTGTTATCCATACACTGCTTCCCCAGGAGCCTGGACGCACGCAGGTAATATGTGAATGGCTTTTCGATCCCGGCGCCATGAGCCAGCCCGGCTTTGATCCAATGGACGCGGTCGAGGTCTTCGATATCGTCAATCGCCAGGACTGGGAGGTATGCGAGTGGGCACAACTGAGCATGCGTTCGAAGGCCTACAAATCGGGCGGCATCTACGTTCCGGCTGAGCGGCATATACGCGAGCTGGCGGATTTTATTGTGGCGAAGGTTGGATAA